One part of the Eulemur rufifrons isolate Redbay chromosome 16, OSU_ERuf_1, whole genome shotgun sequence genome encodes these proteins:
- the B4GALNT1 gene encoding beta-1,4 N-acetylgalactosaminyltransferase 1 isoform X4, with the protein MWLGRRALCALVLLLACASLGLLYASIRDAPGLRAPLALWAPPQGPPRPELPDFAPEPRYAHIRVRIKEEVVGLLAQNNCSCESSGRGLPLPFQRQVRAIDLTKAFDPEELRTASATREQEFQAFLSRSQSPADQLLIAPANSPLQYPLQGVEVQPLRSILVPGLSLQAASGQEVYQVNLTASLGTWDVAGEVTGVTVTGEGQPDLTLVSPGLDQLNRQLQLVIYSSRSYQANTADTAQYNISALVTIATKTFLRYDRLRTLIASIRRFYPTVTVVIADDSDKPERISGPHVEHYLMPFGKGWFAGRNLAVSQVTTKYVLWVDDDFVFTARTRLERLVDVLERTPLDLVGGAVREISGFATTYRQLLSVEPGAPGLGNCLRQRRGFHHELVGFPGCVVTDGVVNFFLARTDKVREVGFDPRLSRVAHLEFFLDGLGSLRVGSCSDVVVDHASKLKLPWTSRDAGAETYARYRYPGSLDESQMAKHRLLFFKHRLQCMTSE; encoded by the exons aTGTGGCTGGGCCGCCGTGCCCTCTGCGCGCTGGTCCTGCTGCTCGCCTGCGCCTCGCTGGGGCTCCTATACGCGAGCATCCGGGACGCCCCGGGCCTCCGGGCACCTCTTGCACTGTGGGCGCCCCCGCAGGGCCCCCCTAGGCCCGAGCTGCCAGACTTTGCCCCTGAGCCCCGCTACGCACACATCCGCGTCAGGATCAAGGAGGAAGTGGTGGG GCTGCTGGCTCAGAACAACTGCAGTTGTGAGTCCAGCGGGAGGggtcttcccctccccttccagaGACAGGTCAGAGCTATTGACCTCACTAAGGCCTTTGACCCTGAGGAGCTGAGGACTGCCTCTGCCACAAGGGAGCAGGAGTTCCAGGCTTTCCTGTCAAG GAGCCAGTCCCCGGCTGACCAGCTGCTCATAGCCCCTGCCAACTCCCCCCTACAGTACCCTCTGCAGGGTGTGGAGGTTCAGCCCCTCAGGAGCATTTTGGTGCCAG GGCTGAGCTTGCAGGCTGCTTCTGGTCAGGAGGTATACCAG GTGAACCTGACTGCCTCCCTGGGCACCTGGGACGTGGCAGGGGAAGTGACTGGAGTGACTGTTACTGGAGAAGGTCAGCCAGATCTGACCCTTGTCAGCCCAGGGCTGGACCAACTCAACCGGCAACTACAACTCGTCATTTACAGCAGCCGAAGCTACCAGGCCAACACTGCAGACACAG CCCAGTACAACATCAGCGCTCTGGTCACTATTGCCACCAAGACCTTCCTTCGTTATGATCGACTACGGACGCTCATCGCTAGTATCCGACGCTTCTACCCGACTGTCACCGTGGTCATCGCTGATGACAGCGACAAGCCAGAGCGTATTAGTGGCCCCCATGTGGAGCACTATCTCATGCCCTTCGGCAAG GGCTGGTTCGCAGGTCGGAACCTGGCCGTGTCCCAAGTAACCACCAAGTACGTGCTGTGGGTGGACGACGACTTTGTCTTCACGGCGCGGACGCGGCTAGAGAGGCTTGTGGACGTGCTGGAGCGGACGCCACTAGACCTG GTGGGGGGCGCGGTGCGCGAAATCTCGGGCTTCGCCACCACTTATCGGCAGCTGCTGAGCGTGGAGCCCGGCGCCCCAGGCCTCGGGAACTGCCTCCGGCAAAGGCGGGGCTTCCACCACGAGCTTGTCGGCTTCCCAGGCTGCGTGGTCACAGACGGCGTAGTCAACTTCTTCCTGGCACGTACTGACAAGGTGCGCGAGGTCGGCTTCGACCCGCGCCTCAGCCGCGTGGCACACCTGG aaTTCTTCCTGGATGGGCTTGGTTCCCTTCGAGTTGGCTCCTGCTCTGACGTCGTTGTGGATCATGCATCCAAGTTGAAGCTGCCTTGGACATCAAGGGATGCCGGAGCAGAGACTTACGCACGGTACCGTTACCCGGGATCACTGGACGAGAGTCAGATGGCCAAACACCGCCTCCTCTTCTTCAAACACCGGCTGCAGTGCATGACCTCGGAGTGA
- the B4GALNT1 gene encoding beta-1,4 N-acetylgalactosaminyltransferase 1 isoform X2 — protein sequence MWLGRRALCALVLLLACASLGLLYASIRDAPGLRAPLALWAPPQGPPRPELPDFAPEPRYAHIRVRIKEEVVGSQSPADQLLIAPANSPLQYPLQGVEVQPLRSILVPGLSLQAASGQEVYQVNLTASLGTWDVAGEVTGVTVTGEGQPDLTLVSPGLDQLNRQLQLVIYSSRSYQANTADTVRFSTEGHEAAFTIRIRHPPNPRLYPPGSLPQGAQYNISALVTIATKTFLRYDRLRTLIASIRRFYPTVTVVIADDSDKPERISGPHVEHYLMPFGKGWFAGRNLAVSQVTTKYVLWVDDDFVFTARTRLERLVDVLERTPLDLVGGAVREISGFATTYRQLLSVEPGAPGLGNCLRQRRGFHHELVGFPGCVVTDGVVNFFLARTDKVREVGFDPRLSRVAHLEFFLDGLGSLRVGSCSDVVVDHASKLKLPWTSRDAGAETYARYRYPGSLDESQMAKHRLLFFKHRLQCMTSE from the exons aTGTGGCTGGGCCGCCGTGCCCTCTGCGCGCTGGTCCTGCTGCTCGCCTGCGCCTCGCTGGGGCTCCTATACGCGAGCATCCGGGACGCCCCGGGCCTCCGGGCACCTCTTGCACTGTGGGCGCCCCCGCAGGGCCCCCCTAGGCCCGAGCTGCCAGACTTTGCCCCTGAGCCCCGCTACGCACACATCCGCGTCAGGATCAAGGAGGAAGTGGTGGG GAGCCAGTCCCCGGCTGACCAGCTGCTCATAGCCCCTGCCAACTCCCCCCTACAGTACCCTCTGCAGGGTGTGGAGGTTCAGCCCCTCAGGAGCATTTTGGTGCCAG GGCTGAGCTTGCAGGCTGCTTCTGGTCAGGAGGTATACCAG GTGAACCTGACTGCCTCCCTGGGCACCTGGGACGTGGCAGGGGAAGTGACTGGAGTGACTGTTACTGGAGAAGGTCAGCCAGATCTGACCCTTGTCAGCCCAGGGCTGGACCAACTCAACCGGCAACTACAACTCGTCATTTACAGCAGCCGAAGCTACCAGGCCAACACTGCAGACACAG TCCGGTTCTCCACGGAGGGACATGAGGCTGCCTTCACCATTCGCATAAGACACCCCCCTAACCCGCGCCTGTACCCGCCTGGATCTCTACCCCAGGGAG CCCAGTACAACATCAGCGCTCTGGTCACTATTGCCACCAAGACCTTCCTTCGTTATGATCGACTACGGACGCTCATCGCTAGTATCCGACGCTTCTACCCGACTGTCACCGTGGTCATCGCTGATGACAGCGACAAGCCAGAGCGTATTAGTGGCCCCCATGTGGAGCACTATCTCATGCCCTTCGGCAAG GGCTGGTTCGCAGGTCGGAACCTGGCCGTGTCCCAAGTAACCACCAAGTACGTGCTGTGGGTGGACGACGACTTTGTCTTCACGGCGCGGACGCGGCTAGAGAGGCTTGTGGACGTGCTGGAGCGGACGCCACTAGACCTG GTGGGGGGCGCGGTGCGCGAAATCTCGGGCTTCGCCACCACTTATCGGCAGCTGCTGAGCGTGGAGCCCGGCGCCCCAGGCCTCGGGAACTGCCTCCGGCAAAGGCGGGGCTTCCACCACGAGCTTGTCGGCTTCCCAGGCTGCGTGGTCACAGACGGCGTAGTCAACTTCTTCCTGGCACGTACTGACAAGGTGCGCGAGGTCGGCTTCGACCCGCGCCTCAGCCGCGTGGCACACCTGG aaTTCTTCCTGGATGGGCTTGGTTCCCTTCGAGTTGGCTCCTGCTCTGACGTCGTTGTGGATCATGCATCCAAGTTGAAGCTGCCTTGGACATCAAGGGATGCCGGAGCAGAGACTTACGCACGGTACCGTTACCCGGGATCACTGGACGAGAGTCAGATGGCCAAACACCGCCTCCTCTTCTTCAAACACCGGCTGCAGTGCATGACCTCGGAGTGA
- the B4GALNT1 gene encoding beta-1,4 N-acetylgalactosaminyltransferase 1 isoform X1 produces MWLGRRALCALVLLLACASLGLLYASIRDAPGLRAPLALWAPPQGPPRPELPDFAPEPRYAHIRVRIKEEVVGLLAQNNCSCESSGRGLPLPFQRQVRAIDLTKAFDPEELRTASATREQEFQAFLSRSQSPADQLLIAPANSPLQYPLQGVEVQPLRSILVPGLSLQAASGQEVYQVNLTASLGTWDVAGEVTGVTVTGEGQPDLTLVSPGLDQLNRQLQLVIYSSRSYQANTADTVRFSTEGHEAAFTIRIRHPPNPRLYPPGSLPQGAQYNISALVTIATKTFLRYDRLRTLIASIRRFYPTVTVVIADDSDKPERISGPHVEHYLMPFGKGWFAGRNLAVSQVTTKYVLWVDDDFVFTARTRLERLVDVLERTPLDLRELRPNPLPVAAPPGTILPLPQVGGAVREISGFATTYRQLLSVEPGAPGLGNCLRQRRGFHHELVGFPGCVVTDGVVNFFLARTDKVREVGFDPRLSRVAHLEFFLDGLGSLRVGSCSDVVVDHASKLKLPWTSRDAGAETYARYRYPGSLDESQMAKHRLLFFKHRLQCMTSE; encoded by the exons aTGTGGCTGGGCCGCCGTGCCCTCTGCGCGCTGGTCCTGCTGCTCGCCTGCGCCTCGCTGGGGCTCCTATACGCGAGCATCCGGGACGCCCCGGGCCTCCGGGCACCTCTTGCACTGTGGGCGCCCCCGCAGGGCCCCCCTAGGCCCGAGCTGCCAGACTTTGCCCCTGAGCCCCGCTACGCACACATCCGCGTCAGGATCAAGGAGGAAGTGGTGGG GCTGCTGGCTCAGAACAACTGCAGTTGTGAGTCCAGCGGGAGGggtcttcccctccccttccagaGACAGGTCAGAGCTATTGACCTCACTAAGGCCTTTGACCCTGAGGAGCTGAGGACTGCCTCTGCCACAAGGGAGCAGGAGTTCCAGGCTTTCCTGTCAAG GAGCCAGTCCCCGGCTGACCAGCTGCTCATAGCCCCTGCCAACTCCCCCCTACAGTACCCTCTGCAGGGTGTGGAGGTTCAGCCCCTCAGGAGCATTTTGGTGCCAG GGCTGAGCTTGCAGGCTGCTTCTGGTCAGGAGGTATACCAG GTGAACCTGACTGCCTCCCTGGGCACCTGGGACGTGGCAGGGGAAGTGACTGGAGTGACTGTTACTGGAGAAGGTCAGCCAGATCTGACCCTTGTCAGCCCAGGGCTGGACCAACTCAACCGGCAACTACAACTCGTCATTTACAGCAGCCGAAGCTACCAGGCCAACACTGCAGACACAG TCCGGTTCTCCACGGAGGGACATGAGGCTGCCTTCACCATTCGCATAAGACACCCCCCTAACCCGCGCCTGTACCCGCCTGGATCTCTACCCCAGGGAG CCCAGTACAACATCAGCGCTCTGGTCACTATTGCCACCAAGACCTTCCTTCGTTATGATCGACTACGGACGCTCATCGCTAGTATCCGACGCTTCTACCCGACTGTCACCGTGGTCATCGCTGATGACAGCGACAAGCCAGAGCGTATTAGTGGCCCCCATGTGGAGCACTATCTCATGCCCTTCGGCAAG GGCTGGTTCGCAGGTCGGAACCTGGCCGTGTCCCAAGTAACCACCAAGTACGTGCTGTGGGTGGACGACGACTTTGTCTTCACGGCGCGGACGCGGCTAGAGAGGCTTGTGGACGTGCTGGAGCGGACGCCACTAGACCTG AGGGAGCTCAGGCCTAACCCCCTTCCAGTCGCCGCCCCGCCTGGCACAATCCTCCCACTCCCCCAGGTGGGGGGCGCGGTGCGCGAAATCTCGGGCTTCGCCACCACTTATCGGCAGCTGCTGAGCGTGGAGCCCGGCGCCCCAGGCCTCGGGAACTGCCTCCGGCAAAGGCGGGGCTTCCACCACGAGCTTGTCGGCTTCCCAGGCTGCGTGGTCACAGACGGCGTAGTCAACTTCTTCCTGGCACGTACTGACAAGGTGCGCGAGGTCGGCTTCGACCCGCGCCTCAGCCGCGTGGCACACCTGG aaTTCTTCCTGGATGGGCTTGGTTCCCTTCGAGTTGGCTCCTGCTCTGACGTCGTTGTGGATCATGCATCCAAGTTGAAGCTGCCTTGGACATCAAGGGATGCCGGAGCAGAGACTTACGCACGGTACCGTTACCCGGGATCACTGGACGAGAGTCAGATGGCCAAACACCGCCTCCTCTTCTTCAAACACCGGCTGCAGTGCATGACCTCGGAGTGA
- the B4GALNT1 gene encoding beta-1,4 N-acetylgalactosaminyltransferase 1 isoform X3: MWLGRRALCALVLLLACASLGLLYASIRDAPGLRAPLALWAPPQGPPRPELPDFAPEPRYAHIRVRIKEEVVGLLAQNNCSCESSGRGLPLPFQRQVRAIDLTKAFDPEELRTASATREQEFQAFLSRSQSPADQLLIAPANSPLQYPLQGVEVQPLRSILVPGLSLQAASGQEVYQVNLTASLGTWDVAGEVTGVTVTGEGQPDLTLVSPGLDQLNRQLQLVIYSSRSYQANTADTVRFSTEGHEAAFTIRIRHPPNPRLYPPGSLPQGAQYNISALVTIATKTFLRYDRLRTLIASIRRFYPTVTVVIADDSDKPERISGPHVEHYLMPFGKGWFAGRNLAVSQVTTKYVLWVDDDFVFTARTRLERLVDVLERTPLDLVGGAVREISGFATTYRQLLSVEPGAPGLGNCLRQRRGFHHELVGFPGCVVTDGVVNFFLARTDKVREVGFDPRLSRVAHLEFFLDGLGSLRVGSCSDVVVDHASKLKLPWTSRDAGAETYARYRYPGSLDESQMAKHRLLFFKHRLQCMTSE, translated from the exons aTGTGGCTGGGCCGCCGTGCCCTCTGCGCGCTGGTCCTGCTGCTCGCCTGCGCCTCGCTGGGGCTCCTATACGCGAGCATCCGGGACGCCCCGGGCCTCCGGGCACCTCTTGCACTGTGGGCGCCCCCGCAGGGCCCCCCTAGGCCCGAGCTGCCAGACTTTGCCCCTGAGCCCCGCTACGCACACATCCGCGTCAGGATCAAGGAGGAAGTGGTGGG GCTGCTGGCTCAGAACAACTGCAGTTGTGAGTCCAGCGGGAGGggtcttcccctccccttccagaGACAGGTCAGAGCTATTGACCTCACTAAGGCCTTTGACCCTGAGGAGCTGAGGACTGCCTCTGCCACAAGGGAGCAGGAGTTCCAGGCTTTCCTGTCAAG GAGCCAGTCCCCGGCTGACCAGCTGCTCATAGCCCCTGCCAACTCCCCCCTACAGTACCCTCTGCAGGGTGTGGAGGTTCAGCCCCTCAGGAGCATTTTGGTGCCAG GGCTGAGCTTGCAGGCTGCTTCTGGTCAGGAGGTATACCAG GTGAACCTGACTGCCTCCCTGGGCACCTGGGACGTGGCAGGGGAAGTGACTGGAGTGACTGTTACTGGAGAAGGTCAGCCAGATCTGACCCTTGTCAGCCCAGGGCTGGACCAACTCAACCGGCAACTACAACTCGTCATTTACAGCAGCCGAAGCTACCAGGCCAACACTGCAGACACAG TCCGGTTCTCCACGGAGGGACATGAGGCTGCCTTCACCATTCGCATAAGACACCCCCCTAACCCGCGCCTGTACCCGCCTGGATCTCTACCCCAGGGAG CCCAGTACAACATCAGCGCTCTGGTCACTATTGCCACCAAGACCTTCCTTCGTTATGATCGACTACGGACGCTCATCGCTAGTATCCGACGCTTCTACCCGACTGTCACCGTGGTCATCGCTGATGACAGCGACAAGCCAGAGCGTATTAGTGGCCCCCATGTGGAGCACTATCTCATGCCCTTCGGCAAG GGCTGGTTCGCAGGTCGGAACCTGGCCGTGTCCCAAGTAACCACCAAGTACGTGCTGTGGGTGGACGACGACTTTGTCTTCACGGCGCGGACGCGGCTAGAGAGGCTTGTGGACGTGCTGGAGCGGACGCCACTAGACCTG GTGGGGGGCGCGGTGCGCGAAATCTCGGGCTTCGCCACCACTTATCGGCAGCTGCTGAGCGTGGAGCCCGGCGCCCCAGGCCTCGGGAACTGCCTCCGGCAAAGGCGGGGCTTCCACCACGAGCTTGTCGGCTTCCCAGGCTGCGTGGTCACAGACGGCGTAGTCAACTTCTTCCTGGCACGTACTGACAAGGTGCGCGAGGTCGGCTTCGACCCGCGCCTCAGCCGCGTGGCACACCTGG aaTTCTTCCTGGATGGGCTTGGTTCCCTTCGAGTTGGCTCCTGCTCTGACGTCGTTGTGGATCATGCATCCAAGTTGAAGCTGCCTTGGACATCAAGGGATGCCGGAGCAGAGACTTACGCACGGTACCGTTACCCGGGATCACTGGACGAGAGTCAGATGGCCAAACACCGCCTCCTCTTCTTCAAACACCGGCTGCAGTGCATGACCTCGGAGTGA
- the B4GALNT1 gene encoding beta-1,4 N-acetylgalactosaminyltransferase 1 isoform X5 produces MWLGRRALCALVLLLACASLGLLYASIRDAPGLRAPLALWAPPQGPPRPELPDFAPEPRYAHIRVRIKEEVVGLLAQNNCSCESSGRGLPLPFQRQVRAIDLTKAFDPEELRTASATREQEFQAFLSRSQSPADQLLIAPANSPLQYPLQGVEVQPLRSILVPGLSLQAASGQEVYQVNLTASLGTWDVAGEVTGVTVTGEGQPDLTLVSPGLDQLNRQLQLVIYSSRSYQANTADTVRFSTEGHEAAFTIRIRHPPNPRLYPPGSLPQGAQYNISALVTIATKTFLRYDRLRTLIASIRRFYPTVTVVIADDSDKPERISGPHVEHYLMPFGKVRSHGGPEDSGRRHLH; encoded by the exons aTGTGGCTGGGCCGCCGTGCCCTCTGCGCGCTGGTCCTGCTGCTCGCCTGCGCCTCGCTGGGGCTCCTATACGCGAGCATCCGGGACGCCCCGGGCCTCCGGGCACCTCTTGCACTGTGGGCGCCCCCGCAGGGCCCCCCTAGGCCCGAGCTGCCAGACTTTGCCCCTGAGCCCCGCTACGCACACATCCGCGTCAGGATCAAGGAGGAAGTGGTGGG GCTGCTGGCTCAGAACAACTGCAGTTGTGAGTCCAGCGGGAGGggtcttcccctccccttccagaGACAGGTCAGAGCTATTGACCTCACTAAGGCCTTTGACCCTGAGGAGCTGAGGACTGCCTCTGCCACAAGGGAGCAGGAGTTCCAGGCTTTCCTGTCAAG GAGCCAGTCCCCGGCTGACCAGCTGCTCATAGCCCCTGCCAACTCCCCCCTACAGTACCCTCTGCAGGGTGTGGAGGTTCAGCCCCTCAGGAGCATTTTGGTGCCAG GGCTGAGCTTGCAGGCTGCTTCTGGTCAGGAGGTATACCAG GTGAACCTGACTGCCTCCCTGGGCACCTGGGACGTGGCAGGGGAAGTGACTGGAGTGACTGTTACTGGAGAAGGTCAGCCAGATCTGACCCTTGTCAGCCCAGGGCTGGACCAACTCAACCGGCAACTACAACTCGTCATTTACAGCAGCCGAAGCTACCAGGCCAACACTGCAGACACAG TCCGGTTCTCCACGGAGGGACATGAGGCTGCCTTCACCATTCGCATAAGACACCCCCCTAACCCGCGCCTGTACCCGCCTGGATCTCTACCCCAGGGAG CCCAGTACAACATCAGCGCTCTGGTCACTATTGCCACCAAGACCTTCCTTCGTTATGATCGACTACGGACGCTCATCGCTAGTATCCGACGCTTCTACCCGACTGTCACCGTGGTCATCGCTGATGACAGCGACAAGCCAGAGCGTATTAGTGGCCCCCATGTGGAGCACTATCTCATGCCCTTCGGCAAGGTGCGCAGCCACGGCGGGCCAGAGGACTCCGGGAGGAGGCACCTTCACTAG